The Chloroflexaceae bacterium genome has a segment encoding these proteins:
- a CDS encoding nodulation protein NfeD yields MSEVYWKQGPWHVACSRAIVWIVALLSILLALAAAAIPPWSATAQGGGPIYTVTLDGVVSRYSIGYLERALREAEAANAEALIVRLSATGAVLRDTRAFASQLAQARVPVVVHVAPPGTRSGAAGVWLLTPAHVAVMAPNTSFGIVEPLVQPDPNASDATRELLYTEAINQLGAWNRERGRSDAWVEQAVREGMVINNEQALASTPPAIDLVARDLNELLTTLEGRTVVLEGGERRTLSVLGRTPQPLAPTAWEQLLLMLATPTIAFLLLVLAGIAIYAEFVTPGVGVLAGLGIVLLLAAGAGLIALPVRWLAVLGLVVAFGLIVTDLYTPSHGAFTLVGVIILVLSTLNLFDTVQAPGVGVALWAIALVVLLLVAFAATGIYLVLRTRNTPVTTGQEGLVGRLAEVRKRLEPEGMVFVEGALWRAISEDGEVEPGEWVRVTGVYDLRLTVRRLPEEPGRQEREAGER; encoded by the coding sequence ATGAGCGAGGTTTACTGGAAGCAAGGCCCCTGGCACGTTGCCTGCAGTCGCGCCATAGTGTGGATCGTGGCGCTGCTGAGCATACTTCTAGCCCTGGCGGCCGCTGCGATACCGCCCTGGAGCGCAACGGCCCAGGGGGGCGGGCCGATCTACACCGTGACCCTTGATGGAGTAGTAAGCCGCTACAGTATCGGCTATCTGGAGCGGGCGCTCCGCGAGGCCGAAGCGGCCAACGCCGAGGCGCTGATCGTCCGGCTGTCGGCTACCGGCGCCGTGCTGCGCGATACGCGGGCGTTCGCCAGCCAGTTGGCGCAGGCCCGCGTTCCCGTGGTGGTCCATGTCGCGCCTCCGGGCACGCGCAGCGGCGCAGCGGGCGTATGGCTGCTGACCCCGGCACACGTGGCGGTGATGGCGCCCAACACCAGTTTTGGCATCGTCGAGCCACTGGTACAGCCAGACCCGAACGCCAGCGACGCCACCCGCGAGCTGCTCTACACCGAGGCCATCAATCAACTCGGCGCGTGGAACCGCGAGCGCGGTCGCAGTGACGCCTGGGTGGAACAGGCTGTGCGCGAGGGGATGGTGATCAATAACGAACAGGCGCTGGCCTCCACCCCACCGGCAATCGACCTGGTCGCGCGTGATCTGAATGAACTGCTCACCACCCTCGAAGGACGCACAGTGGTCCTGGAGGGCGGCGAGAGACGCACCCTGTCCGTCCTGGGGCGCACGCCGCAGCCGCTGGCGCCAACGGCGTGGGAACAACTGCTCCTGATGCTGGCTACTCCCACCATTGCCTTCCTGCTCCTGGTGCTGGCCGGCATCGCCATCTATGCCGAGTTCGTCACCCCGGGCGTGGGGGTGCTGGCAGGGTTGGGCATCGTGCTCCTGCTTGCCGCCGGGGCGGGTCTGATCGCCCTGCCGGTGCGCTGGCTGGCCGTACTGGGGCTGGTGGTTGCATTTGGGCTGATAGTCACGGACTTGTACACTCCATCGCATGGAGCGTTTACCTTGGTCGGCGTGATCATCCTGGTGCTCAGCACATTGAACCTGTTCGACACGGTACAGGCGCCCGGGGTCGGCGTGGCGCTGTGGGCGATAGCCCTGGTCGTGCTCCTGCTGGTTGCGTTCGCGGCCACGGGGATCTACCTGGTCCTGCGGACGCGCAACACCCCGGTCACTACCGGTCAGGAAGGGCTGGTCGGCCGGCTTGCCGAGGTCCGCAAGCGGTTGGAGCCCGAAGGAATGGTGTTTGTCGAAGGGGCGCTCTGGCGGGCTATCAGCGAAGACGGGGAGGTAGAGCCGGGCGAATGGGTGCGCGTCACCGGCGTGTACGACCTGCGGTTGACGGTGCGGCGTCTGCCCGAAGAGCCGGGTCGTCAAGAGCGTGAGGCTGGCGAGCGGTGA